One Micromonas commoda chromosome 7, complete sequence genomic window carries:
- a CDS encoding predicted protein: MEPEPFSGEAAYRATLARLRDASGDDATRILRELRAVVNRVVNHDGYGDTGLETNVVGWLLDAGTPWSVAHAIRAHAGDEDVQVEAARLVSDLARAMGEPSRGIERDTDDDDELLPSDPDEDPPLDAHSNDDDDPIGDAYFDVGYATRVAECARILAATSPVRREGKGRGRRGGAEADGGPRFGDQSPPDQSPPDQSPPTRRPPRDDADVDVLAASLGTLAFFRDIGGDAGVGSERATRTMLRAATVDEFHQAGIVVAREGDSDPFVRVVLGGEVGCHARPGDEDASNIRAWDPPPSPTRRLLDAEAGDGRSGGDWSPASEYPVSEYPSVSSSGGGRSPDAARQTTIEATFGPRRECDFGGNGGGGPGGVLRTGRWFGPRDPVVVSDGPSACRHVATYVTRTNRVAILSIPSEVCRACLVENAVEGSLANFFGDVGASDEEEEEKEEEDDDETLGAPGVAWDVDESPSDASERARRADALDPANTFFVETGLTDALLHVTMGSHPLSHRVQIAALGAIRTIASEPCGEGTRRRLGAAGALDRVAAAATAAEFYSGEDTAAAVREEAKTCLRALTTGCEQNMRAALALGCERMVW; this comes from the coding sequence ATGGAGCCGGAGCCCTTctcgggggaggcggcgtatcgcgcgaccctcgcgcgactCCGTGACGCATCCGGCGATGACGCGACGCGGATCCTAAGAGAGCTGAGGGCCGTCGTCAACCGCGTCGTCAACCACGACGGCTACGGCGACACGGGCCTCGAGACGAACGTGGTCGGGTGgttgctcgacgcgggcacTCCGTGGTCGGTCGCGCACGCGAttcgcgcgcacgcgggcgacgaggacgttcAGGTGGAAGCCGCCAGACTCGTGAGCGacctggcgcgcgcgatgggcgaaCCGAGCCGCGGTATCGAGCGCgacacggacgacgacgacgagttgtTACCCAGCGATCCGGACGAGGATCCCCCCCTCGACGCGCactcgaacgacgacgacgatccgaTCGGGGACGCGTACTTCGACGTCGGATACGCcactcgcgtcgcggagtgCGCGCGGATACTCGCCGCGACCTCAccggtccgccgcgagggcaaAGGGAGAGGGAGACGCGGAggggccgaggcggacggaGGACCGAGATTCggcgaccagtcaccgcccgaccagtcaccgcccgaccagtcaccgcccactcgccgccccccgcgcgacgacgcggacgtggacgtcctcgccgcctccttgggCACCCTCGCGTTCTTCCGAGACatcggaggcgacgcgggggtgggttccgagagggcgacgcgaacgatgCTTCGCGCGGCTACGGTGGATGAGTTCCATCAAGcgggcatcgtcgtcgctcgagaGGGCGACTCCGATCCgttcgtccgcgtcgtcctcggcggcgaggtgggtTGCCACGCGCGAccgggggacgaggacgcgtcgaatATTCGCGCGtgggacccgccgccgtcgccgacgcggcgtctgctcgacgcggaggcgggcgacgggcgatcgggcggtgactggtcgccGGCGAGCGAATATCCAGTGAGCGAGTATCCGTCCGTATCctcgtccggcggcggccgctcGCCGGACGCCGCTCGCCAGACGACGATCGAGGCTACGTTCGGGCCTAGGCGGGAGTGCGACTTtggcgggaacggcggcgggggacccGGCGGTGTGCTTCGCACCGGGCGTTGGTTCGGTCCGAGGGACCCGGTGGTTGTGTCCGACGGGCCGTCCGCGTGTCGACACGTGGCGACGTACGTGACCCGAACCAATCGCGTCGCGATCCTCTCGATCCCGTCGGAGGTTTGCCGCGCGTGCCTGGTGGAGAACGCGGTGGAAGGCTCGTTGGCGAACTTCTTCGGGGACGTCGGAGCGagcgacgaagaagaagaagaaaaagaagaagaagatgaTGACGAGACGCTGGGCGCCCCCGGAGTCGCgtgggacgtcgacgagagCCCTTCGGACGCTTCggaacgcgctcgacgagcggACGCGTTGGATCCCGCGAACACGTTCTTCGTCGAGACCGGCTTGACCGACGCGCTGCTGCACGTCACGATGGGATCGCACCCGCTGAGTCACCGGGTACAaatcgcggcgctcggagcGATTCGAACAATCGCGTCAGAACCGTGCGGGGAGGGGACGCGGCGtaggctcggcgcggcgggcgcgttgGACAGGgtagccgcggcggcgaccgccgcggagtttTACAGCGGCGAagacacggcggcggcggttcgcgaggaggcgaaaACGTGCCTGCGGGCGCTGACGACGGGGTGCGAGCAGAACATGCgagcggcgctggcgctgggATGCGAGCGCATGGTCTGGTAG
- a CDS encoding predicted protein, with translation MDSILKYAQKAQKAYNHYGKSEVEVKVLEATGKENWGVHGQAMKDIARHTRNRSDCGEIMRTLWQRLEHRGDEWRHVYKALTLMEFLVAHGDESVTRQLQQNIYEIERLENFQYKEPSGRDQGINVRQKTQTLVKLLKDPAAIAAARDKAIANQNKYGGISSDQVRSGAVPRSPAPPSPSRDWGRDSSRDEERRGGGHVDAFSSSARSAPPSGRPHHAAAPAAAPSHHAHSSSQPNFANFDEDDDFEDTNAATAGPKSFVPRIVMSAKPGSNASVPSSPAPLAPPPGSAGHSRRNTASGTSGDIFADFATSTTVAKPAADLFGAAPVSADPFAAPPAAASKAATGTDDLFGDFAAPAASAAPAKPSVDPLDLYNAAPAHPGIGAGARMGVGAGGGMSPGPAMMTGGMGQMGGMGGMNQMGAMGMGQMGGAGMNPQMGGAGPGMGMGMNQMGGMQMGGMGGMNQMGGMAQMGGMGGMGQMGGMGSPAPAFPKRTPAPPADPFNTSSFGSQPSPPPKPGHGHKKNSSSGDVLSDLTSGMMGMGVGKKQGTGTPMKAGGKGGASLLDF, from the exons ATGGACTCCATCCTCAAGTACGCGCAAAAGGCGCAGAAGGCCTACAACCACTACGGCAAATCCGAGGTGGAGGTCAAGGTCCTGGAGGCGACCGGCAAGGAGAACTGGGGCGTCCACGGCCAAGCGATGAAGGATATCGCCAGGCACACGCGGAACCGGAGCGACTGCGGGGAGATCATGCGGACGTTGTGGCAGCGCCTGGAGCACAGGGGCGACGAGTGGAGGCACGTCTACAAGGCCCTGACGCTCATGGAGTTCCTcgtggcgcacggcgacgagagcgTGACGCGTCAACTCCAGCAGAACATCTACGAGATCGAGAGGCTCGAGAATTTCCAGTACAAGGAGCCGAGCGGCAGGGACCAGGGCATCAACGTCCGCCAGAAGACCCAGACCCTGGTCAAG CTCCTCAAGGAtcccgccgccatcgccgccgcgcgcgacaaGGCGATCGCGAACCAGAACAAGTACGGCGGCATATCGTCCGACCAGGTCCgcagcggcgccgtccctcgctcgccggcgccgccgtccccgtcgaggGATTGGGGGCGCGACTCCAGTCGCGACGAagaacgccgaggcggcggacacgTGGACGCGTTctcatcctccgcgaggtccgcgcccccgtcgggaCGCCcgcaccacgccgccgcgcccgccgccgcgccgtcccacCACGCGCACAGCTCGTCGCAACCAAACTTCGCCAACTttgacgaagacgacgacttcgaggACACCAAcgcggccaccgccgggCCCAAATCTTTCGTCCCCAGGATCGTCATGTCCGCCAAGCCGGGATCCAACGCGTCCGTGCCGagctccccggcgcccctcgcgcccccgcccgggtCCGCGGGGCACAGCAGGCGCAACACGGCGTCCGGAACGTCCGGGGACATCTTCGCCGACTTCGCGACTTCGACGACGGTGGCtaagccggcggcggatctattcggggcggcgccggtgagcgcggacccgttcgccgcgcctcccgcggcggcgtccaaggCGGCGACCGGGACGGACGATCTGTTCGGCgacttcgcggcgcccgccgcgtcggcggctcccgcgaaACCCTCGGTCGATCCGCTCGATCTGTACaacgcggctcccgcgcatCCGGGGATcggagccggcgcgaggatgggcgtgggcgcgggcggcgggatgTCGCCGGGTCCCGCCATGATGACAGGCGGCATGGGCCAGATGGGAGGGATGGGTGGGATGAACCAGATGGGGGCCATGGGAATGGGTCAGAtgggaggcgcggggatgAACCCGCagatgggcggcgcgggtccgggCATGGGAATGGGGATGAACCAGATGGGCGGGATGCAGATGGGAGGCATGGGTGGAATGAATCAGATGGGGGGAATGGCTCAGATGGGGGGCATGGGTGGCATGGGTCAGATGGGGGGCATGggctcccccgcgcccgcgtttcCCAAgcgcacccccgcgccccccgccgatCCGTTCAACACGTCATCGTTCGGCTCTcagccgagcccgccgccgaaaccCGGGCACGGGCACAAGAAGAACagctcg